From a single Salvelinus namaycush isolate Seneca chromosome 14, SaNama_1.0, whole genome shotgun sequence genomic region:
- the LOC120059074 gene encoding tumor necrosis factor receptor superfamily member 14-like isoform X2, with product MTQFQSLIWIMIILTLLNIQLSSACGKAEYRTGDKCCPMCSPGNRVHKHCTEFTSTSCVHCTDSTFLDEPNGLTACIPCTNNCDPGFGLMVKKPCTPSSDTVCETLEGFYCLDPTKDGCRAAQRHSSCKPGQYISHTGTTSTDTVCSDCTGDAYSNGSFTSCQTYTQEDFSRDTKPYRGISH from the exons ATGATCATTTTGACACTTCTAAACATTCAGCTCTCTAGTGCATGTGGTAAAGCAGAGTACAGAACAGGTGATAAATGCTGTCCTATGTGTTCTCCAG GAAACCGGGTACATAAACACTGTACAGAATTTACAAGTACTTCCTGTGTCCACTGTACCGACTCCACTTTCCTTGATGAACCCAATGGTCTTACGGCATGCATACCGTGCACAAACAACTGTGACCCTGGCTTTGGTTTGATGGTAAAGAAGCCATGTACACCTTCATCAGACACTGTCTGTGAGACATTGGAGGGGTTCTACTGTCTAGACCCAACTAAGGATGGTTGTAGAGCAGCCCAGAGACACAGCAGCTGTAAACCTGGTCAATACATCAGCCACACAG GAACAACATCTACAGATACTGTGTGTTCTGACTGTACTGGTGATGCCTATTCAAATGGATCATTTACATCCTGCCAGACATATACACA AGAGGACTTTTCCAGAGACACAAAGCCCTACAGAG GTATCAGTCACTGA
- the LOC120059074 gene encoding tumor necrosis factor receptor superfamily member 14-like isoform X1, protein MTQFQSLIWIMIILTLLNIQLSSACGKAEYRTGDKCCPMCSPGNRVHKHCTEFTSTSCVHCTDSTFLDEPNGLTACIPCTNNCDPGFGLMVKKPCTPSSDTVCETLEGFYCLDPTKDGCRAAQRHSSCKPGQYISHTGTTSTDTVCSDCTGDAYSNGSFTSCQTYTQCDTLKLQQIKTGTHWSDSECGPQTSLSMAIIYAVVGVGVVVLAVIAAVAIRRKRKGPISERTFPETQSPTEVSVTEGT, encoded by the exons ATGATCATTTTGACACTTCTAAACATTCAGCTCTCTAGTGCATGTGGTAAAGCAGAGTACAGAACAGGTGATAAATGCTGTCCTATGTGTTCTCCAG GAAACCGGGTACATAAACACTGTACAGAATTTACAAGTACTTCCTGTGTCCACTGTACCGACTCCACTTTCCTTGATGAACCCAATGGTCTTACGGCATGCATACCGTGCACAAACAACTGTGACCCTGGCTTTGGTTTGATGGTAAAGAAGCCATGTACACCTTCATCAGACACTGTCTGTGAGACATTGGAGGGGTTCTACTGTCTAGACCCAACTAAGGATGGTTGTAGAGCAGCCCAGAGACACAGCAGCTGTAAACCTGGTCAATACATCAGCCACACAG GAACAACATCTACAGATACTGTGTGTTCTGACTGTACTGGTGATGCCTATTCAAATGGATCATTTACATCCTGCCAGACATATACACA ATGTGATACCTTGAAGCTTCAGCAAATTAAAACTGGAACTCATTGGTCTGACTCTGAATGTGGACCACAGACCTCCCTTTCCATGGCAATAATATATGctgtggtgggggtgggggtggtggtacTAGCTGTGATAGCAGCAGTAGCTAttagaagaaaaagaaaaggtCCTATATCTG AGAGGACTTTTCCAGAGACACAAAGCCCTACAGAG GTATCAGTCACTGAGGGAACGTGA
- the LOC120059076 gene encoding tumor necrosis factor receptor superfamily member 14-like isoform X2, producing the protein MAKFEHFIWTIHFILLNNEPCFTYDHLIYKIGDRYCIMCRPGYRVNRHCTKSTHTPSCVLCIDSTFLDEPSGKTTCNDCTTCDPDTVCGTLEGFYCLDPTKDGCRAAQRHSSCKPGQYISHTGTTSTDTVCSDCPGKTYSDGSLTSCQDSTPHSIVE; encoded by the exons ATGGCAAAGTTTGAACACTTTATATGGACT ATACATTTTATACTTCTCAACAATGAACCCTGTTTCACATATGATCACCTCATCTATAAAATAGGTGATAGATATTGCATAATGTGTAGGCCTG GATATCGTGTAAATAGGCATTGTACTAAATCTACACATACACCTTCCTGTGTTCTCTGTATTGACTCCACGTTCCTTGATGAGCCCAGTGGTAAAACAACATGCAACGACTGTACCACATGTGATCCAG ACACTGTCTGTGGGACACTGGAGGGGTTCTACTGTCTAGACCCAACTAAGGATGGTTGTAGAGCAGCCCAGAGACACAGCAGCTGTAAACCTGGTCAATACATCAGCCATACAG GAACAACATCTACAGATACTGTGTGTTCTGACTGCCCTGGTAAAACTTATTCAGATGGATCATTAACATCTTGTCAGGATTCTACACCACATTCAATTGTAGAGTAA
- the LOC120059076 gene encoding tumor necrosis factor receptor superfamily member 14-like isoform X1: MAKFEHFIWTIHFILLNNEPCFTYDHLIYKIGDRYCIMCRPGYRVNRHCTKSTHTPSCVLCIDSTFLDEPSGKTTCNDCTTCDPGLGLMVKQSCTPSSDTVCGTLEGFYCLDPTKDGCRAAQRHSSCKPGQYISHTGTTSTDTVCSDCPGKTYSDGSLTSCQDSTPHSIVE, encoded by the exons ATGGCAAAGTTTGAACACTTTATATGGACT ATACATTTTATACTTCTCAACAATGAACCCTGTTTCACATATGATCACCTCATCTATAAAATAGGTGATAGATATTGCATAATGTGTAGGCCTG GATATCGTGTAAATAGGCATTGTACTAAATCTACACATACACCTTCCTGTGTTCTCTGTATTGACTCCACGTTCCTTGATGAGCCCAGTGGTAAAACAACATGCAACGACTGTACCACATGTGATCCAG GTTTGGGTTTGATGGTAAAGCAGTCATGTACACCTTCATCAGACACTGTCTGTGGGACACTGGAGGGGTTCTACTGTCTAGACCCAACTAAGGATGGTTGTAGAGCAGCCCAGAGACACAGCAGCTGTAAACCTGGTCAATACATCAGCCATACAG GAACAACATCTACAGATACTGTGTGTTCTGACTGCCCTGGTAAAACTTATTCAGATGGATCATTAACATCTTGTCAGGATTCTACACCACATTCAATTGTAGAGTAA